The Aspergillus luchuensis IFO 4308 DNA, chromosome 4, nearly complete sequence DNA window ATCGATGATCGTACGGGGGCCCCGACTCGTATTAGAGTAAGCATTTAGGGCATCGCCCCAGGGTTTGCAGAATCTCGGATCCGCTGTCGGATCCGGCATGCCTTATGCTTCATCTGACAAGTcgttctctcttccctgtcATCGAAGTCGGCTAGAATCACCTTATTTGCCTATAAATAACACACATTGCTCGTCCTAACCGGTGActtccatccacatccagatCAATCCAGCTTCTCAACTCCATCTTTCTCAGACACATCAACCTTGAAAATGACTCCTCCTAAGATTGCAATCATCGGCGGTGAGTCTATATCTCTGCCAATGTTATAGTTCAAGACTGACTTCACTAGCGGGCCCTGCCGGTCTTACTTTGGCCCGTTTGCTGCAACACAACGGCATCCCCTGTATCGTCTACGAGGCAGAGGAGAACCGCCATGCTCGCACACAGGGTGGCTGTCTAGACATCCACGAGGGGTCAGCACAAGTGGCTCTGCGGGAGTGTGGTCTTTTCGAAGAGTTCCTTGCAGTTGCCCGCACGGAGGGCGAGGTATTGAAGATCTACCAGCCCGACGGCGCACTGCTGCTCGACGAAGGTTCCGACTACGGCGAGAAGCGCCCAGACTCTTTCAACGGACGTCCAGAAGTGGACCGGGTGAAGCTGCGCAGCATGCTCATTGACTCCCTTGAATGGGGCAGTCTCCGCTGGGGCCACAAACTCAAGAAGGTCACCACTGAAGCAACGGGCACCCGTCTGCAATACGACCTGCACTTCCACGACCACACCGAGACCGGGTTTGACCTGGTGGTTGGCGCTGACGGGGCCTGGAGCAAGGTGCGCCACTTGCTCACGGACACCCGGCCCATTTTCTCGGGCATCTCTGGCGTCGACTTCAAGTACAGCGCCATCGACGAAAAGGACGCGGCTCTGGCCCAGCGCGTCGGCAAGGGCATGTGCCTGACTCTTGGCAGCCACACGACTGTACTGTCGCAGCGGAACGGCGATGGCTGCGTCCGGACCTACGGGTTCATGCGGCTGCCGGAGGATTGGCACACGACGTGCGGCATCGACTGGACCCAGCCGCAGCAGGCCAAGCGGGAGTTTGTCGATCGCTACTATGAAGGGTTCAACGATGACTCCAAGAATCTCATGCTGGAAGCCGACGACGATTTGGTGCCTCGCCCCATGTACATGCTTCCCATTGGTCACAAGTGGCAGCACCGTGCAGGGTAAGTTTCAGTTCTCTTCCTGTTGCTGTTTCTCTTCAGACAAGTTGGGCTGAGCTAATTTTGGTTTTAGTCTGACTCTTATTGGCGATGCCGCCCACTTGATGACACCATTTGCGGGAGTTGGCGTGAATGTGGGGATGGAAGATGCTCTAGAGCTGGCACGGGCCATCATCGCGCGCAAGAGCACTTGGGAAGATGGCCAGCCCTTTGCGGGTGCGAATAGTCTCTCCGCCGCAGTGGGGCAATACGAACAGGCCATGTTCCCTCGTGCTGAAGGCTACGCCCGTGAGACGTGGATGTATCTGAACCTGTTCTTCAACGAGCGGGGCGGTCATGCCATGTGCGAACACTTCGCCAAAGCGAAGGAGCAGGCTAAGGAGGCTgcagtggagaagaagcctgaagaggcggagaagactggggaggtgaaggagacggtggtggagaaggctATTGCTGTGGAGTAAATCTGTCATCTGTTATTTGTTTCTAGAGCTATACCCAATttaatctttctcttcatccacttgTCTCCATAGTAAATCTTGACGATCGATTCAATGTAACGTAGTTGTGTGGCTGTGGGCCTGCTCGCGATTACTTTCCTAGAGGGAATATAAGTTTTGCAGAGTTGGAGATTGGAGAAGCGGCTCAGAAAGGATTCACCCTGCAGAACCAACACTTTAGGCACTGACAGGCGATTGGGGGCCAGCCAGACGTTGTTTGAAAGTTATCAGTAGACCCTGACTGTCGATCACCATAGCCGATGTTTCAGATGTCAACTCTATTCACGGGTTATTTTTCCAGCAACTCTGCCTTGCCAGCTGTCATGAACCTTATGATAAAATGCCAGGCTGCAAACTTCAATAGTCCTCGAAGTATTGACTGGGATATCGACTAGTGTCAGCCTTGTGTGACCCGATGATAAGCTTAACAGAGGAGataatctaaaaataatgaGGACGGGAGAGCAGGGCAGGAGGCGCACATAAGCTTCTCGTATTGCCCGCACAGCCGATAATCAACAGCAGAGGCAATGCTGCTGACTGTCTCTGTGTCAGAGTTATTCCTTTGATGAGTCAACTGCATTACCAACTGGCCGTTATTGATCATGTGAAAGTTCCGAGGATAACCGTTTTACTTGGCAAGACATTTTGTGAAACTTAGAAAAGTATTCAATGCTGTTTTAACTCCAAACTATCGAACAATCCAGTTTAACCCGCAAATCAACAGGAGTGCTTAGTGGTCCTTCCACGATGCAATCTCGTAAACAAAATACAAAACAATCGCAACACAAAGTCACTAATTCCAACGCTGTTCACTAGTAAGAGTGAGGCCCGTTCATCTCTCCTGTCATCTTTCCTTCCGCCTTCAAGATGGCCGTGATGTTGTTCATGGCGCTCTCGTGGAATCCCGCAAAGTCTGCCCAGCATTAGTAACACAACCAGTAGTCCTCGGAAGCAATAAGACGTACCGTAAGCAGAGGAGAAACAGGCATAGATGTTCCACAGCATGTACGTCTCCTTCTTGCCAACTGCGTGcacatccacccactcccagGTGCCACCAAGCTGGCCGGCGGGTCCTGAAGTAGTGTTGTAGTAGAAGGGCACGCCAGCCAGTCCGAAGGTGAGCTGGTAGCCCTTGTTGCGCGGCAGCCACTTGAACGTTCTCAACTGGTGACACAGTTAGCCGTGCTCAGATCCTTGCCTTCACAGTATCTCGCTCACCTCTTCGGTCATCGGATACACGCCCGCGTTGGGAAGCTCTCCATACAGAACACGCTCGGCTCCCGGAGTGTAGGGCTCGCCATGGGTCTCGGTGGGAGTGGTACCAAACCAGGCCGTTTCAAAGACTATTCCAGTCAGCCATTGCA harbors:
- a CDS encoding uncharacterized protein (COG:S;~EggNog:ENOG410PXFU;~TransMembrane:1 (o36-54i);~antiSMASH:Cluster_4.1) gives rise to the protein MNSLNASITAITSRNQTPSDLLSISISTISSPSPSATMYFPLAFATFVFSALALPTGGNNKVLPACDATPRPCSCPAGTFLQNSTSWATWPVPAKEISDITANFFETAWFGTTPTETHGEPYTPGAERVLYGELPNAGVYPMTEELRTFKWLPRNKGYQLTFGLAGVPFYYNTTSGPAGQLGGTWEWVDVHAVGKKETYMLWNIYACFSSAYDFAGFHESAMNNITAILKAEGKMTGEMNGPHSY
- a CDS encoding FAD-dependent oxidoreductase (COG:S;~EggNog:ENOG410PM5A;~InterPro:IPR036188,IPR002938;~PFAM:PF01494;~SMCOG1087:hypothetical protein;~antiSMASH:Cluster_4.1;~go_function: GO:0071949 - FAD binding [Evidence IEA]), whose protein sequence is MTPPKIAIIGAGPAGLTLARLLQHNGIPCIVYEAEENRHARTQGGCLDIHEGSAQVALRECGLFEEFLAVARTEGEVLKIYQPDGALLLDEGSDYGEKRPDSFNGRPEVDRVKLRSMLIDSLEWGSLRWGHKLKKVTTEATGTRLQYDLHFHDHTETGFDLVVGADGAWSKVRHLLTDTRPIFSGISGVDFKYSAIDEKDAALAQRVGKGMCLTLGSHTTVLSQRNGDGCVRTYGFMRLPEDWHTTCGIDWTQPQQAKREFVDRYYEGFNDDSKNLMLEADDDLVPRPMYMLPIGHKWQHRAGLTLIGDAAHLMTPFAGVGVNVGMEDALELARAIIARKSTWEDGQPFAGANSLSAAVGQYEQAMFPRAEGYARETWMYLNLFFNERGGHAMCEHFAKAKEQAKEAAVEKKPEEAEKTGEVKETVVEKAIAVE